In Streptomyces sp. HUAS ZL42, the DNA window GCGGACACCGAGAACCGGTCGCTTCCCGTGCGGTTCCAGCCTGTCAAGTAGGTCTCCGCGACGGCCGCGCGGTGGACGAGCTGCCGGGGGACGGTCGCCGTCAAGGGCGGGGCGTCGGCAAGCTGCCGCGGTCGAGTCATCTCTCTCCCTACGGTCCCCCGAAGGCCACGTGGACGATCGACCGTCCCCTTCGGTGAGCGTCAGCGTACGAGGCGACCGGTTTGTTTTCAATGAGATAAGTTCTCGGCACCCTATGATCGGGCCGATCAGGCACACGATGGCAAGAACCGGCCGAATCGGCCGCAGTGGAGGGGCTCTCATGGCGAAACAGGAACGCGCCATCAGAACGCGCAGAGCGATCCTGGAAGCCGCCGGCGCGGTCTTCGACGAGCACGGCTACACCTCCACCACCATCTCGATGGTGCTGGAGCGCGCCGACGTCACCAAGGGTGCCCTGTACTTCCACTTCCCGTCGAAGGAGTCCCTCGCCCAGGCGGTGCTGAACGAGCAGATCCCCTTCGGGGTCGTACCGCCCCAGCCCTCCAAGGTGCAGGAGATCATCGACATGACGTTCGTCGTCGGCCAGCGGCTGCTCGACAACTCCCTGCTGCGGGGCAGCGTACGGCTGGCGGTGGACCAGGAGACCCCGGCCGGGATCGATCACGGCGAGCCGTTCCGGCAGTGGGCCGACCGGCTGACGGAGCTGCTGGAACTGGCCCGC includes these proteins:
- a CDS encoding ScbR family autoregulator-binding transcription factor is translated as MAKQERAIRTRRAILEAAGAVFDEHGYTSTTISMVLERADVTKGALYFHFPSKESLAQAVLNEQIPFGVVPPQPSKVQEIIDMTFVVGQRLLDNSLLRGSVRLAVDQETPAGIDHGEPFRQWADRLTELLELARERGELLPTVRPRETVELLVGSFTGLQLMSRALTGRADLGERLSVMWSHILPSIAVPGLLPALDSRADRGSRVLATLERAAS